ACCTCGCTCGGGTACACCGTGGCACCCCGGACCTTGAACATGTCGTCGGATCTGCCGCGGTAGAACAGGAATCCGTCGGCATCGAGGTAACCGAGGTCGCCCGTCGGGTAGTAACCGTCGGGGGTGAACACCTCTTCCCGGCTGCGGCGACAGATTCCGCGCATCACGTGCGGCCCGCGGAGCTGGATCGTCCCGGTTTCGCCGCGTGGCAGCGGCACGCCGGTATCGGCGTCGACGATGCGCACCTCCATGCCGTCGAAGGGCCTACCGCAGCTGCCCCATGCCGATTGCGGCAGGTCGGTGTCGGCGCGGTATCCGCAGTACGGGCCGAACGATTCGGTCATCCCCAACAGCGACGCCCGCGCCCCGGCAGGTGAGCGCATGTGGCCGGGCAGCAGCGCCTCGAGGCTTCCCGGTCGCAGCGCGGTCAGGATCTCGGTACCGACGTGCCGGGCCAGTGACTCGGCCTGCTCGGGCCAGCCGCGGAACAGCGTGACCCGTTCGCGCTCGAGCAGCTCAAGAGTCGAATCGGGATGGGGGATCGGTTCGGTCACGAGGGAGGCCCCGGCCAGCAGGGCCGAGAGGATGCCGGCACCGAAACCGCCGACCCAGAAGAACGGCATGGGCAGGTACAGCCGGGTGTCGGCCGTGATGCAGCGCGCATCCAGTCCAGAACGGACCGCGCGCAGGGCATTTCGGTGAGAATGAAGCGTTCCCTTCGGTGGTCCGCTGCTGCCCGAGGTGAACATGACAGCCATCGCGTCGCTCTCACGTACCCGGGCGGCCAGTGCGTCGGCCATGCCGCGGGGGCCGGTGAAGGTCAGGACTTCGTCGGCAGACCACACGGTGCGCAGCGCGGGTAGACGGTCACGATCCACGAGGTAGCGGTGGCCGCGAAACTCCTCGATCGCGACGAGGAACTGCACCGAGGCCATGCGTAGCTGGGCGTCCAGTTCAGCGGGCCGTAGCAGCGTGCTCAACGGCACCAGAACGGCGCCGATACGCATCACTGCGATGGCGATCCGTACCCACTCGACACCGTTGGGCATGACGAGGCCGACCCGGGAGCCCTTGGTGACGCCCGCCGCGACGAACCCGGCGGCCAATTCGGCGGTGCCGGACTCGAGTTCGGCGTAGGACAACCGGGTGTCGGGGTCGATCACCATAGGTTTCGACTCCATCGTCGCGGCGCGGTCACGCACCAGGGTGTCGACGGTGAGGGCGGCGTCAGGCATCGAACAACCCTGCCAGCGCGGTGGTGTCGACTTTCCCGCTCGACAGGACCGGTAGCTCCTCACGCCGCACTGTCGCGAACCGGCGCGGCACCTTGTAGGCCGACAAGCGCAGGCGCAGGGCGCGGCGCACGGCTTCCTGGTCGAAACCGGTCGGGGGATCCGTGACCACGACGGCCGCCACGATCTGTCCGCGCTCGATGTCGGGCAGTCCGAGCACATGGGCCGAATATCCCAGTGCTGCCAGGGCCTTCTCGACCTCACCGGGCGTGACGTTGGCGCCGGCCGTCTTGATCATCGACCCCGCCCGGCCGAGAAAGTAGAAGTAGCCGTCGTCGTCCACGCGCACCAGATCGCCGGTGTGAAGCCAGCCGTCGGCGTCGAAGCAGTCCTCGCGGTTGCGGCCGTGATATCCCTGCATGAGATAGGGTCCGCGGACACACAATTCGCCGGTCGGCAGCACCTTCGTCTCGAATCCGGGTGCGGGTCTGCCGTAGCTGCCGCGCCGGTGCTCGGGCTGATCGCTGTCGTCACCGTCGATCAGCACCACGCTGCCGGTCTCGGTCATCCCCAGCATGTTGTGCCGCAGCTCCGGGTCGGCGGGCCGGCAGTCAGGCGCCATGATCGGGTAGAGGTTGCCGCGGCGCGCCGTGAGCTTCCGGTCGGGGAGGCTGGGATGGCGGGCCAGGTGAGCGATCCCGGCGATGAAGCCGTTGGTGATGGTGGGCTTCGCGGTCTCCAGCAAGTCGAGGGTCGCTTCGGCCTCGGTCGCGTTCGAACAGATCAGCGTGGCGCCGGCGGCCATGGTGGCCAGCAGGCCGAACGCGAAACCGCCGATCCAGAAGAACGGCGAGTTGCAGAACAGCCTGTCGGCGGCGGTGAGTCCGCGAATCTCATTCAGATTGCGCTGATGTGCCAGCAGTGCGCCGTGGGTGTGCACCACGCCCTTCGGCGCACCGGTGGAACCCGAGGTGTAGATGATGGCCAGCACATCGGATGCGTCGACATCGGACTGCAGGGCCGTCACCCCGGCCCGGTCCGGCTCGGCTGGACCCGATGGTTCGACGAGTACGTGGCGCAGGCAGGGCGCGTCGTTGACGATCTCCGACAGCCGTACAGCGTAATCGTGATTGCGAAAATGGTTGGCCGACAACATGATTTCGACGTCGGAGTCGAGCAGCTGGCTCCGCAACTCGGTGGTGGTGAGGAACGTCGAGAACGGTACGACGACGGCGCCGATTCTGGCTGCGGCCAGCATGGCCACCACGAAATCGACACCGTTGGGATAGAGCAGCCCGACGTGCGTCCCCTTCCCGGCGCCGACCGCCACGAGCTCCCCGGCCAATCGTGCGGAGCGAAACTCGGCCTCGGCGTAGCTGATCCGCTCATCGTCGCAGATCAGCAGCGGATGGTCGGTGCCCCCGTGCAGCAGGCCGGGGAGGGTGTCAGACACGGGTGAAATACTCGCGCACCGCACCCAGGTCCGGCTTGCCCGATGGGGTGCGCGGGATGGTGTCGACGATCGCGATCGTGGTGGGGATCTCGTACCGGGCCAGCCGGCCCTGCAGATAGTCGGCGAGTTCGGCGACCGGCGCCGACCCGCGCAATTCGACCATCGCGACCGGAGTTTCACCGAGCCGGTCATCCGGCATGCCGATCACGGCCGCACCGCGCACCGCGGGGTGGCTCTCCAGCGCGGTGCGGACATCGTCGGGCATCACCTTGAAACCGCCGCGGATGATGGCCTGATCCGCGCGGCCGACAATCCAGACGAAGCCGTCGGCGTCGATGCGGGCCAGATCGGTGGTGCGCACCCAGTCGGCATCGGCGTCGAACTGCGCCGGCTTGACCTCGAGCAACCCCTCCTGATCGGGAGGCAGGGGAGTGCCGTCTCCGGCGACGACCCGCAGCCGGGCCCCGGGGTTGGCCCGGCCCACGCTGCCGCGCTTGTCCTTCCAGTACTTCTGGTGATCGGCGAGGGTCCAGCCCGCCACCCCGCCACCGAACTCGGTGGCGGCATACGACGTGAGCACCGGGATGCCGAACTTCTCCGTGAAGGCATCGGCGTCGTCGGCCGACAGCGGGGCGGTACCGGAGGTGACCGCCCGGATGCCGGCCAGGTCGTCGCGGGTGAGATCGGAGTGCAACACCATGCGCAGGGCGGCCGGGACGAGGGACACCGCCCGCGGCTGGTGCTCTCGCACCGCGGCGGCCCAGCGTTGCAGCTCGAACTTGGGTAGCAGCACGAAAGGACGAGCCTCGGCGATACACAACAACACCCGGAACACGCCGCCGACGTGTACCAGCGGGGAGTTGACGATCGCCACGCCGCGTCGCAGTTCAGTTGGGGCCGGGGACTTCTCGGGATCGCGGCCGATGACGCTGCGGGCCAGCATGTCGTAGGTCAGGTCCACGCGTTTGGGCGGGCCCGTGGTACCACTGGTCAG
The genomic region above belongs to Mycolicibacterium sp. HK-90 and contains:
- a CDS encoding class I adenylate-forming enzyme family protein gives rise to the protein MPDAALTVDTLVRDRAATMESKPMVIDPDTRLSYAELESGTAELAAGFVAAGVTKGSRVGLVMPNGVEWVRIAIAVMRIGAVLVPLSTLLRPAELDAQLRMASVQFLVAIEEFRGHRYLVDRDRLPALRTVWSADEVLTFTGPRGMADALAARVRESDAMAVMFTSGSSGPPKGTLHSHRNALRAVRSGLDARCITADTRLYLPMPFFWVGGFGAGILSALLAGASLVTEPIPHPDSTLELLERERVTLFRGWPEQAESLARHVGTEILTALRPGSLEALLPGHMRSPAGARASLLGMTESFGPYCGYRADTDLPQSAWGSCGRPFDGMEVRIVDADTGVPLPRGETGTIQLRGPHVMRGICRRSREEVFTPDGYYPTGDLGYLDADGFLFYRGRSDDMFKVRGATVYPSEVQRALRAIPAVRAAFVVNVPDGQANRVGAAVVGDGLTVDAVRTATRAAISSFKVPSVWLLLDDEDAVPRGGTGKVDTAALRDLLRRNESQ
- a CDS encoding class I adenylate-forming enzyme family protein; the protein is MSDTLPGLLHGGTDHPLLICDDERISYAEAEFRSARLAGELVAVGAGKGTHVGLLYPNGVDFVVAMLAAARIGAVVVPFSTFLTTTELRSQLLDSDVEIMLSANHFRNHDYAVRLSEIVNDAPCLRHVLVEPSGPAEPDRAGVTALQSDVDASDVLAIIYTSGSTGAPKGVVHTHGALLAHQRNLNEIRGLTAADRLFCNSPFFWIGGFAFGLLATMAAGATLICSNATEAEATLDLLETAKPTITNGFIAGIAHLARHPSLPDRKLTARRGNLYPIMAPDCRPADPELRHNMLGMTETGSVVLIDGDDSDQPEHRRGSYGRPAPGFETKVLPTGELCVRGPYLMQGYHGRNREDCFDADGWLHTGDLVRVDDDGYFYFLGRAGSMIKTAGANVTPGEVEKALAALGYSAHVLGLPDIERGQIVAAVVVTDPPTGFDQEAVRRALRLRLSAYKVPRRFATVRREELPVLSSGKVDTTALAGLFDA
- a CDS encoding class I adenylate-forming enzyme family protein, which produces MAHPLSRRIDDVLGLDPSANAVQYDGQWNTWGQVATLARRIGQVSTGTRVGIMLRNRPVHVAALLGVLSTGGTVVVINPSRGDERTRADIEALGLPVIVGLAEDITALTTPSSTTTVVTIGDLDTPPVVTPARHPTADAGRPGVAVWMLTSGTTGPPKRVDLTYDMLARSVIGRDPEKSPAPTELRRGVAIVNSPLVHVGGVFRVLLCIAEARPFVLLPKFELQRWAAAVREHQPRAVSLVPAALRMVLHSDLTRDDLAGIRAVTSGTAPLSADDADAFTEKFGIPVLTSYAATEFGGGVAGWTLADHQKYWKDKRGSVGRANPGARLRVVAGDGTPLPPDQEGLLEVKPAQFDADADWVRTTDLARIDADGFVWIVGRADQAIIRGGFKVMPDDVRTALESHPAVRGAAVIGMPDDRLGETPVAMVELRGSAPVAELADYLQGRLARYEIPTTIAIVDTIPRTPSGKPDLGAVREYFTRV